A single Paraburkholderia sp. D15 DNA region contains:
- a CDS encoding sugar-transfer associated ATP-grasp domain-containing protein, whose amino-acid sequence MPFDVEHVVRRSLKKAGQLKFHRHHRVEAARVLRALEMRHGRTDPAQLQLADTYARDVFGHAIYAPWLRAYTAFSRTFKEGWIPDNYYGSVVVPSLKGSYGKISDLKPLSRLIFGGEAFPDVAYFANGLFFTDKSVVIPQSELNDVVFRESERVVFKLDASSQGKGVYLFDKGTVDLDTIKALGNGVFQKYVIQHRVFSAFASRSVATLRFTTVVDDSGVISVRACYCRFGREHDTHVRADREVSVPVDLATGELGREGYLHDWGAVDAHPDSGVRFDGVTIPAFAQCVALVVDLHRKIPFARCIGWDLTVDADGNVQVLEWNGEHNDVKFSEATQGPCFSDLKWERLRNR is encoded by the coding sequence ATGCCATTCGATGTCGAACATGTGGTCAGACGATCGTTGAAGAAGGCGGGACAACTCAAGTTCCACCGGCATCATCGCGTGGAGGCGGCACGCGTGCTGCGTGCGCTCGAAATGCGGCACGGCAGAACCGACCCGGCGCAGTTGCAGCTCGCCGACACCTACGCACGCGACGTATTCGGCCACGCGATCTACGCACCATGGCTTCGCGCGTATACGGCGTTCAGCAGGACCTTCAAGGAAGGCTGGATTCCGGACAACTATTACGGCAGCGTCGTGGTGCCCAGTCTGAAAGGTTCGTACGGAAAGATCTCCGATTTGAAGCCGCTGTCGCGCTTGATCTTCGGCGGCGAGGCTTTTCCGGACGTCGCCTATTTCGCCAATGGATTGTTCTTCACGGATAAAAGTGTCGTGATTCCGCAGAGCGAATTGAACGACGTCGTGTTCCGCGAAAGCGAGCGCGTGGTGTTCAAGCTCGATGCGTCGAGTCAGGGCAAAGGCGTTTATCTGTTCGACAAGGGAACGGTCGATCTCGACACGATCAAGGCGCTCGGCAATGGCGTCTTTCAGAAGTACGTGATCCAGCATCGCGTATTCAGCGCGTTTGCGTCCCGCTCCGTTGCGACGCTGCGCTTCACGACGGTGGTGGACGACAGCGGCGTCATTTCCGTTCGGGCCTGTTATTGCCGCTTTGGCAGGGAACACGACACGCACGTTCGCGCCGACCGGGAAGTCAGCGTGCCGGTCGATCTCGCGACCGGCGAGTTGGGCCGGGAGGGTTATCTGCACGACTGGGGCGCGGTCGACGCGCATCCTGACTCCGGCGTGCGCTTCGACGGCGTGACGATTCCCGCTTTCGCACAATGCGTCGCGCTGGTCGTCGACCTGCACCGCAAGATTCCGTTCGCGCGCTGTATAGGCTGGGATTTGACCGTCGATGCGGACGGCAACGTGCAGGTTCTCGAATGGAACGGCGAGCACAACGACGTGAAATTCAGCGAGGCGACCCAGGGGCCGTGCTTTTCGGATCTGAAATGGGAGCGGCTGCGCAACCGATAG
- a CDS encoding glycosyltransferase family A protein: MSPITVVICNYNYERYLAAAIESALAQDYPGTSVLVIDDGSTDGSRAVIERFGTRISTILKENGGQVSAYNRAIEALDTEYAIFLDSDDVLYPRAVSEVMRFFSTGDWAKVQFRLDVMDSAGKLTGAHVPHTEPPADCGRLLLSGWLYPSPPASGNAYRVSALRRIFPVPKAAINRYGADFYAIYGTALLGRVATIPRPLGGYRVHNADKVTVSFSNSEDMSKAPEAFTSRWSILRDIAGTRLQMELPPAFHDFSHEKARFCSGVYRAPLHNRWHWMMWDSRAYLHTIVANPFWSLKKKLGTLVLSSLCLIPYSPLSDFVVRYISNPLARHRVAGR, encoded by the coding sequence ATGAGCCCAATCACCGTCGTGATCTGCAACTACAACTACGAGCGCTACCTCGCTGCCGCGATCGAATCGGCGCTCGCGCAGGACTATCCCGGCACGTCCGTGCTGGTGATCGACGACGGCTCGACGGACGGTTCGCGCGCGGTCATCGAACGGTTCGGCACGCGCATCTCGACGATCCTCAAGGAGAACGGCGGCCAGGTGTCCGCCTACAACCGCGCGATCGAGGCGCTCGACACCGAGTACGCGATCTTTCTCGACTCCGACGACGTTCTGTATCCCCGCGCCGTCTCCGAAGTGATGCGTTTCTTCTCGACCGGAGACTGGGCGAAAGTCCAGTTCCGCCTCGACGTGATGGATAGCGCGGGCAAGCTGACGGGCGCGCATGTGCCGCACACCGAGCCGCCGGCCGACTGCGGAAGATTGCTGCTGTCCGGCTGGCTGTATCCCTCGCCGCCGGCTTCGGGAAACGCTTATCGCGTGAGTGCGTTGCGGCGCATTTTCCCCGTGCCGAAAGCCGCCATCAACCGCTACGGGGCCGACTTCTACGCGATCTACGGCACCGCACTGCTGGGCCGCGTCGCGACGATTCCAAGGCCACTGGGCGGCTATCGCGTGCACAACGCCGACAAGGTCACCGTGTCCTTCTCGAACTCCGAGGACATGAGCAAGGCGCCCGAAGCGTTCACCTCGCGATGGTCGATCCTGCGCGACATTGCCGGCACCCGTCTGCAGATGGAACTGCCGCCCGCCTTCCACGACTTTTCGCACGAGAAGGCGCGCTTTTGCAGCGGCGTCTATCGCGCTCCGCTGCATAACCGCTGGCACTGGATGATGTGGGATTCGCGCGCGTATCTGCACACCATCGTCGCCAATCCCTTCTGGAGCCTGAAGAAGAAACTCGGCACGCTGGTGCTGTCGAGTTTGTGCCTGATTCCGTACTCGCCACTGTCCGACTTCGTGGTGCGCTATATCTCGAACCCGCTGGCCCGCCATCGCGTGGCTGGACGTTGA
- a CDS encoding glycosyltransferase family 4 protein produces the protein MKVAIVHDWLVVSGGAEKVLKNIIECFPKADLFSLVDFLEDRECVKGKPVSTSFIQRLPFARRRYRAYLPLMPLAIEQIDLSAYDLVISSSHAVAKGVLTGPNQLHVSYVHSPIRYAWDLQHQYLNESHLKTGLKSALARVLLHYIRGWDSRSANGVDHLLANSQFIARRIRKTYRRDATVIYPPVDLANMTMCAQKDDFYVTTSRMVPYKRIDLIVRAFSQTPERRLVVIGDGPEMKKIKAAAGENVSILGHQPFDVLVDHLRRARAFVFAAEEDFGISVVEAQACGTPVIAFGRGGALESVIGLPLERPTGVFFGDQTIDSLLEAVTRFEHNAHLFDPRVCRRNAERFSSENFKSALMSFVDARLPYGGLEQFLPYPVLGELSAEERNHAEVASSTL, from the coding sequence GTGAAAGTCGCTATTGTTCACGATTGGCTGGTGGTTTCGGGTGGCGCGGAAAAGGTATTGAAAAACATCATCGAGTGCTTTCCGAAAGCCGACCTCTTTTCGCTGGTCGATTTTCTCGAAGACCGCGAATGCGTGAAAGGGAAACCGGTCAGCACCTCCTTCATTCAGCGGCTGCCGTTCGCGCGCAGGCGCTATCGCGCGTATCTGCCGTTGATGCCGCTCGCGATCGAACAGATCGACCTTTCCGCATACGACCTCGTCATTTCGAGTTCGCACGCGGTGGCCAAAGGCGTGCTGACCGGACCGAACCAGCTCCACGTGAGTTACGTGCATTCGCCCATCCGCTACGCGTGGGATCTGCAACATCAGTACCTGAACGAATCGCACCTGAAAACCGGCCTCAAATCCGCGCTGGCGCGCGTACTGCTGCACTACATTCGCGGCTGGGACTCGCGCTCGGCCAACGGCGTCGATCATCTGCTGGCGAATTCGCAATTCATCGCGCGACGCATCAGGAAAACCTATCGGCGCGACGCGACCGTCATCTATCCGCCGGTCGATCTGGCCAACATGACGATGTGCGCGCAGAAGGACGACTTCTACGTGACGACCTCGCGCATGGTGCCGTACAAGCGCATCGATCTCATCGTGCGGGCTTTTTCGCAGACGCCTGAGCGCCGCCTCGTGGTGATCGGCGACGGCCCGGAGATGAAGAAGATCAAGGCGGCCGCGGGCGAGAACGTATCGATACTCGGCCATCAACCTTTCGACGTGCTTGTCGATCACTTACGGCGGGCTCGCGCTTTCGTGTTCGCCGCCGAAGAGGACTTCGGTATCTCGGTGGTGGAGGCACAGGCATGCGGGACGCCGGTGATCGCATTCGGCCGTGGCGGTGCGCTGGAATCCGTCATCGGTCTGCCGCTCGAACGGCCTACCGGCGTGTTCTTCGGCGATCAGACGATCGACTCGCTGCTCGAAGCGGTCACGCGCTTCGAGCACAACGCGCATCTGTTCGATCCTCGCGTATGCCGCCGAAACGCCGAGCGCTTCTCGTCGGAGAACTTCAAGAGCGCATTGATGAGTTTTGTCGATGCCCGTTTGCCCTATGGCGGTCTTGAGCAGTTTCTGCCCTATCCGGTACTGGGCGAACTGAGCGCCGAAGAGCGCAATCACGCCGAAGTCGCGTCGTCGACGCTATGA
- a CDS encoding O-antigen ligase family protein encodes MAYISLLALFLTVTNMVPVSAVGLLPLVVLPWRFFGRSYPAFMTPLTAFTLLVIISTLLYDPHSFLEFDFYRRDGNFFISYAPIFAGCLYTHRWDLNKVLRTFFIFAVAINIPPYAYYVIHNGLLSILARPDDSFGSFFIARNAAGGFLAMLFCLGVACYLHKRSKWLLALLAANVLMLFSTYSRGSLLGVLIVLPYLYFGRKRWMLATLLACLLAGSFAMAIYHTDSRVDYFGYPFTIENQDAKVANLDIRYEWLWPRALAYFEQSPIVGLGFGSFDDHIGNLTSYFGLLSIPSNMIIEHSDSHAHNSYLNFLAEMGVVGLGLMLCFYWRLVEWGKHGAAAAALFGNGENFAAFRFVELSSVCLLVMAATEHRLVSPSNVLILSLVISLLLAARSVDNAAIAHLQRKSRSGAPL; translated from the coding sequence ATGGCCTACATCTCGCTACTCGCGCTATTTCTGACCGTGACGAATATGGTGCCCGTGAGCGCAGTGGGTTTGCTTCCGCTGGTTGTGCTGCCGTGGCGATTCTTCGGTCGAAGCTACCCGGCATTCATGACGCCGCTCACGGCATTCACGCTGCTGGTCATCATTTCCACGCTGCTCTACGATCCGCACTCGTTTCTGGAATTCGATTTCTACCGGCGCGACGGCAACTTCTTCATCTCCTATGCGCCGATCTTCGCGGGTTGCCTGTACACGCATCGCTGGGATCTGAATAAAGTACTTCGCACGTTCTTCATCTTCGCGGTGGCCATCAACATTCCGCCCTACGCGTACTACGTGATTCACAACGGTTTGCTCAGCATCCTCGCGCGGCCGGACGACAGCTTCGGCAGTTTTTTCATCGCGCGTAACGCGGCGGGTGGATTTCTTGCCATGCTGTTCTGCCTGGGCGTGGCCTGCTATCTGCACAAGCGCAGTAAATGGCTATTGGCGTTGCTCGCCGCGAATGTGCTGATGCTGTTCTCCACTTACAGCCGTGGTTCGCTGCTGGGCGTGCTGATCGTGTTGCCGTATCTGTATTTCGGCCGCAAGCGCTGGATGCTCGCCACGCTGCTGGCCTGCCTGCTGGCGGGTTCGTTCGCGATGGCGATCTATCACACGGACTCTCGGGTCGATTATTTCGGCTATCCCTTCACCATCGAGAATCAGGACGCGAAGGTCGCCAACCTCGACATCCGTTACGAATGGCTCTGGCCGCGCGCGTTGGCTTACTTCGAGCAGAGCCCGATCGTGGGGCTCGGGTTCGGATCGTTCGACGACCATATCGGCAATCTGACGTCCTATTTCGGCTTGTTGAGTATTCCGTCGAACATGATCATCGAGCACAGCGATTCGCACGCTCACAACTCTTACCTGAACTTTCTCGCGGAGATGGGCGTGGTGGGACTTGGGCTGATGTTGTGCTTCTACTGGCGGCTGGTCGAATGGGGCAAGCATGGTGCGGCGGCTGCCGCGCTCTTCGGCAATGGCGAGAACTTCGCCGCGTTCCGGTTCGTCGAGCTGTCGTCGGTTTGCCTGCTGGTCATGGCGGCGACCGAACACCGGTTGGTCTCGCCGTCCAATGTGCTGATTCTCTCGCTGGTTATTTCGCTGCTGCTGGCGGCGCGCTCGGTCGATAACGCCGCGATTGCCCACCTTCAGCGCAAATCCCGCAGCGGCGCGCCGCTTTGA
- a CDS encoding oligosaccharide flippase family protein: MDRRKSIRVIGFVYGGYLMRYVYLIIVVPFYGRMLGVAGYGQVLASMSLMNVIWMLVNYGFSPVGMRDVSKAQSDAECNEIFSLHVSARVVHGLVGGLIGVIGTLCSPVLSERPLIGFLATLLGIVSGMNLGWMFQGRHQFRTPIMIEVFGFALSLVLVLPLVRGPADSVWVLASLLIAGVASSIVSYGITIRQIGWPRIRFSGITALVRNSTMLFLYSSGSVVFTASSTYLLTLLSTPEQVGYFGAAERFATIGLALMGPAAQVFIPTITRQLAQGDNAGAHETTRHGAMLLMGYGLLIFCGALALSPFVLPLILGAAFGPSAHVLQVFAWMFPFAAFNEFVAGYVFVPRKKDRLLAVVGIASGLINLVAALYLAPRYGAIGIAFARVTGEAILSFMLLGVVIRLELFDLVPGGTRALSLVRGACGLRTAARAARGAEDE, translated from the coding sequence ATGGATAGACGAAAAAGCATCCGCGTAATCGGCTTTGTCTACGGCGGCTACTTGATGCGGTACGTGTACCTCATCATCGTGGTGCCGTTTTACGGGCGGATGCTGGGCGTAGCGGGATACGGCCAGGTTCTCGCGTCGATGTCGCTGATGAACGTGATCTGGATGCTCGTCAATTACGGCTTCAGTCCGGTCGGCATGCGCGACGTGTCGAAAGCGCAGAGCGACGCCGAGTGCAACGAGATCTTCTCGCTGCACGTGAGCGCGCGCGTGGTCCACGGACTGGTCGGCGGATTGATCGGCGTGATCGGGACGCTGTGTTCGCCGGTGCTCTCCGAGCGACCGTTGATCGGTTTTCTCGCCACCCTGCTGGGGATCGTCTCCGGCATGAACCTCGGCTGGATGTTCCAGGGCCGTCATCAATTCCGCACGCCGATCATGATCGAGGTATTCGGCTTCGCGCTGAGCCTCGTGCTGGTGTTGCCGCTCGTGCGCGGCCCCGCGGATTCGGTCTGGGTGCTGGCGAGTCTATTGATCGCGGGCGTGGCGTCGTCCATCGTTTCGTACGGCATTACGATTCGCCAGATCGGCTGGCCGCGCATCCGCTTCAGCGGCATCACGGCCCTCGTGCGTAATTCGACGATGCTGTTTCTCTACTCGTCGGGCTCGGTCGTGTTCACCGCCTCGTCGACCTATCTGCTGACGCTGTTGTCCACGCCTGAACAGGTCGGCTACTTCGGCGCGGCCGAACGTTTCGCGACGATCGGGCTCGCGCTGATGGGCCCGGCCGCGCAGGTGTTCATTCCCACCATCACGCGGCAACTCGCCCAGGGCGACAACGCCGGCGCGCACGAGACGACCCGGCATGGCGCGATGCTGCTGATGGGCTACGGCCTGCTGATTTTCTGCGGCGCGCTGGCGCTCTCCCCGTTCGTGCTGCCGCTGATTCTCGGCGCCGCGTTCGGCCCCAGCGCGCATGTACTTCAGGTGTTCGCGTGGATGTTTCCGTTCGCGGCCTTCAACGAATTCGTCGCGGGCTATGTGTTCGTGCCGCGCAAGAAAGATCGTCTGCTCGCCGTCGTCGGTATCGCATCGGGGCTGATCAATCTGGTCGCCGCGCTGTATCTGGCGCCCCGTTACGGCGCCATCGGCATCGCGTTCGCGCGGGTGACCGGCGAGGCGATTCTGTCGTTCATGCTGCTGGGCGTGGTGATTCGTCTCGAACTCTTCGATCTCGTGCCGGGCGGCACGCGGGCGCTGAGCCTGGTGCGCGGGGCCTGCGGCTTGCGGACCGCCGCACGCGCCGCGCGCGGCGCGGAAGACGAATGA
- a CDS encoding glycosyltransferase family 1 protein — protein sequence MAFAINGKFTSQSVTGVQRVAYELTRAMQMSATPGEELEVFVPRNVVEPGAQLKRQRRFPWLRGTLWEQITLPFAARGTKLLNLCNTHPVFKRGQVVMVHDMAIYDVPHAFSRKFRLWYRVCFGLLPRMQPTILTVSAYSRTRICHHMKIDESRVTVITPGADHLDRVVADPSVLSRLDLARDAYCVIVGSLDPRKNLQCALEAIDTLGHLNGVKFVVVGGRNPRVFNDAQAKPRDYGKHIVWAGFVRDGELKSLYENAACLVFPSLYEGFGLPPLEAMYCGCPVVASSRTSIPEACGDAALYCDATSAADIAAKISLMMRNPQLREHYRTLGMARAREFRWEDAAQKVLQVLHGHAGNRLPQLAPSASAS from the coding sequence ATGGCCTTTGCAATCAACGGAAAGTTCACCTCGCAGTCCGTCACCGGCGTTCAACGTGTCGCGTACGAGTTGACGCGCGCGATGCAGATGAGCGCGACGCCCGGTGAAGAACTGGAAGTGTTCGTGCCGCGCAATGTCGTCGAGCCGGGCGCGCAACTGAAACGCCAGCGCCGCTTTCCGTGGCTGCGCGGCACGCTGTGGGAGCAGATCACCCTGCCCTTTGCGGCGCGCGGCACGAAGCTGCTCAATCTGTGCAATACGCATCCGGTGTTCAAGCGCGGGCAGGTCGTGATGGTCCACGACATGGCGATCTACGACGTGCCGCACGCCTTCTCCAGAAAATTCCGCCTGTGGTATCGCGTCTGTTTCGGCCTGCTGCCGCGCATGCAGCCGACCATCCTGACGGTGTCCGCGTATTCGAGGACGCGGATCTGCCATCACATGAAGATCGATGAATCGCGCGTCACCGTCATCACGCCGGGCGCGGATCATCTGGACCGGGTCGTGGCGGACCCCAGTGTGTTAAGTCGCCTCGATCTTGCGAGAGACGCCTATTGCGTGATCGTCGGCAGCCTCGATCCCCGCAAGAATCTCCAATGCGCGCTGGAAGCGATCGATACGCTCGGCCATCTGAACGGCGTCAAATTTGTCGTTGTCGGCGGCCGCAATCCCCGCGTATTCAACGATGCACAAGCGAAACCGCGCGACTACGGCAAGCACATCGTCTGGGCTGGTTTCGTACGCGACGGCGAATTGAAGTCGCTCTACGAGAACGCCGCCTGCCTCGTTTTTCCGTCGCTGTACGAGGGGTTCGGACTGCCGCCGCTCGAAGCGATGTACTGCGGCTGTCCGGTCGTGGCCTCGTCCCGCACGTCGATACCGGAAGCGTGCGGCGATGCCGCGCTGTATTGCGATGCGACGTCGGCCGCCGACATCGCGGCAAAGATCTCCCTGATGATGCGTAACCCGCAGTTGCGCGAGCATTACCGAACCTTGGGGATGGCCCGCGCACGCGAGTTCCGCTGGGAAGATGCCGCGCAAAAGGTTCTGCAGGTTCTTCATGGTCACGCTGGCAATCGCCTGCCGCAACTGGCGCCCAGCGCGTCGGCGAGCTAG
- a CDS encoding mannose-1-phosphate guanylyltransferase/mannose-6-phosphate isomerase produces the protein MSKVTEVASNAKSENVEQVLLDRPTLVQVILAGGSGTRLWPVSREQFPKQLIDLVGNQTLLQATMGRMAGFSTSWDIAADPVIVCGTEHYFATYEQAREIGVNARIVVEPGRRDTAPALTLAALAARTDGRDAILIAMPADHAIADLDALHQSIEIAADYALSGKIATLGIPPDRPDTGFGYIRLGEALHDGAHRIERFVEKPAAELAAQYVESGNYWWNSGMFVVRSSVWLAMIERFQPEIHAACLQAWEHAKKADECMMPDATEFLRSPSDSIDYAVMEQIGKADSPFDGVVVPLVAGWSDLGSWDAVWQAMQKDEDGNAASGRVLFEGATATYGRSQGGRLVACVGTSNLIVVDTDDAVLVVDRSHVQDIKGLVSRIKRDKSPEADAHRKVRRPWGFYDSIDHGDRFQVKRIVVMPGARLSLQMHHHRAEHWTVVCGTALVTRGDEQFLLGENESTYIPLGIRHRLENPGRVPLQIIEVQSGTYLGEDDIVRFDDKYGRCG, from the coding sequence ATGAGCAAGGTTACGGAAGTTGCCAGCAACGCAAAAAGCGAAAACGTCGAGCAGGTTCTGCTGGATCGTCCGACTCTCGTTCAGGTGATTCTCGCCGGTGGTTCGGGCACGCGTCTATGGCCGGTATCGCGCGAGCAGTTTCCGAAACAGCTGATCGATCTCGTCGGCAACCAGACGCTGCTGCAGGCTACGATGGGACGCATGGCCGGCTTCAGCACTTCATGGGACATTGCCGCGGACCCGGTGATCGTCTGCGGCACCGAACACTACTTCGCGACTTACGAGCAGGCCCGCGAAATCGGCGTGAATGCGCGCATCGTGGTGGAACCGGGCCGGCGCGACACCGCCCCGGCGCTCACGCTGGCGGCACTCGCCGCGCGCACCGACGGCCGCGACGCGATTCTGATCGCGATGCCCGCCGACCATGCGATCGCGGATCTGGACGCGCTTCATCAATCGATCGAAATTGCCGCCGACTACGCGCTGAGCGGCAAGATTGCCACGCTCGGCATTCCGCCCGATCGACCCGACACCGGCTTCGGTTATATCCGCCTCGGCGAGGCCTTGCACGATGGCGCGCACCGTATCGAACGATTCGTGGAAAAACCCGCCGCGGAACTCGCGGCGCAGTACGTCGAATCCGGTAACTACTGGTGGAATAGCGGCATGTTCGTGGTGCGCTCGTCGGTCTGGCTCGCGATGATCGAGCGGTTCCAGCCGGAGATTCATGCCGCGTGTCTGCAGGCGTGGGAACACGCGAAGAAAGCCGACGAATGCATGATGCCCGACGCCACCGAGTTCCTGCGCTCGCCATCCGATTCGATCGACTATGCGGTGATGGAACAGATCGGCAAAGCCGATTCGCCGTTCGACGGCGTGGTCGTGCCGCTGGTCGCGGGCTGGTCGGATCTCGGTTCGTGGGATGCCGTCTGGCAGGCAATGCAGAAAGACGAAGACGGCAACGCGGCGAGCGGCCGCGTGCTGTTCGAAGGCGCGACCGCTACGTACGGCCGTTCGCAGGGCGGGCGCCTGGTGGCCTGTGTCGGCACCAGCAATCTGATCGTGGTGGATACCGACGACGCGGTACTGGTGGTCGACCGCTCGCACGTGCAGGACATCAAGGGACTCGTCTCGCGCATCAAGCGTGACAAATCGCCGGAAGCCGACGCGCACAGAAAAGTGCGTCGGCCATGGGGTTTTTACGATTCGATCGATCATGGCGACCGCTTCCAGGTGAAGCGGATCGTCGTGATGCCGGGCGCGCGTCTTTCCTTGCAGATGCATCATCACCGCGCCGAACACTGGACCGTGGTGTGCGGCACCGCGCTCGTCACGCGCGGCGACGAACAGTTCCTGCTCGGCGAAAACGAGTCCACCTATATCCCGCTCGGCATCCGGCATCGTCTGGAAAATCCCGGCCGTGTCCCGCTGCAGATCATCGAGGTGCAATCGGGCACCTATCTCGGCGAGGACGACATCGTCCGCTTCGACGACAAGTACGGACGTTGCGGTTGA
- a CDS encoding undecaprenyl-phosphate glucose phosphotransferase, with the protein MRLITGLLARLFDVAMILAGAIVASRIRFDDVSQRGFYFAFVAFAAAFSLAFFPALGVYESWRGRSKRALVGQVALGWLVVQACAMALMFSLHRIDFVSRLWFAYWTGLSGALMIAGRIATHMLLGRVRHAGLNLQQVAVAAHGDHCNEIFRKMDMAPAAGFRPNALYKVGSTAGAAMPAAIHVFDEHEGFARYVRDQQIGEVWLALPLTEERTILKLVNEFRNDLINIRFMPDVRTLALFEGSVTDLLGVPTINLAASPLPPNALVQKELFDRLFALGALIAVSPVLLACAIAVKLSSPGPVFFKQRRKGADGRVFTIFKFRTMRLHIQKQGVLEQATRDDPRITRVGRFLRRTSLDELPQFFNVLRGDMSVVGPRPHALEHDDLYQHIVSGYIHRYRIKPGITGWAQINGFRGETDCIEKMEGRVAHDLYYLRNWSFRLDVKIILATVANGLHHQNAY; encoded by the coding sequence ATGCGATTGATTACAGGTCTGCTGGCGAGGTTGTTCGACGTCGCGATGATCCTCGCCGGCGCGATCGTCGCCTCGCGCATTCGCTTCGACGACGTTTCGCAGCGGGGTTTCTACTTTGCGTTCGTGGCGTTCGCCGCCGCGTTTTCGTTGGCGTTCTTTCCGGCGCTCGGCGTGTACGAATCGTGGCGTGGGCGTTCCAAGCGCGCGCTGGTCGGACAGGTCGCGCTAGGCTGGCTGGTCGTGCAGGCCTGCGCGATGGCGTTGATGTTCTCGCTGCATCGGATCGATTTCGTCTCGCGTCTGTGGTTCGCGTACTGGACCGGTCTGTCAGGCGCGCTGATGATTGCGGGCCGCATCGCGACTCACATGCTGCTCGGCCGCGTGCGGCATGCGGGTCTGAACTTGCAGCAGGTGGCGGTGGCGGCCCACGGCGATCATTGCAACGAGATTTTCCGCAAGATGGACATGGCGCCGGCCGCCGGTTTCCGCCCCAACGCGCTGTACAAGGTCGGTTCCACCGCGGGCGCCGCGATGCCCGCCGCCATTCATGTGTTCGACGAACACGAGGGCTTTGCCCGCTACGTTCGTGACCAGCAGATCGGCGAAGTCTGGCTCGCGCTGCCATTGACCGAGGAACGCACGATACTGAAGCTCGTCAACGAATTCCGCAACGATCTGATCAACATCCGCTTCATGCCGGACGTACGAACGCTGGCACTTTTCGAAGGCAGCGTCACCGATCTGCTCGGCGTACCGACCATCAATCTGGCGGCCTCGCCGTTGCCACCCAATGCGCTCGTGCAGAAGGAACTGTTCGATCGCCTCTTTGCACTCGGCGCGCTGATCGCGGTTTCGCCAGTGCTGCTCGCCTGCGCGATCGCGGTGAAGCTGAGCTCACCCGGACCGGTGTTCTTCAAACAACGCCGCAAAGGGGCGGACGGCCGCGTGTTTACGATCTTCAAGTTCCGGACCATGCGCTTGCATATCCAGAAGCAAGGCGTGCTCGAACAGGCGACACGCGACGACCCGCGCATCACGCGCGTGGGCAGATTTCTGCGCCGCACGAGTCTCGATGAACTGCCGCAGTTCTTCAACGTGCTGCGCGGCGATATGTCGGTAGTGGGACCGCGCCCGCATGCGCTCGAACACGACGACCTCTATCAGCACATCGTCTCCGGCTATATCCACCGATACCGGATCAAACCGGGCATTACCGGCTGGGCGCAGATCAACGGCTTTCGCGGCGAAACCGACTGCATCGAGAAGATGGAAGGCCGCGTCGCGCACGATCTGTACTACCTGAGAAACTGGTCGTTCAGGCTCGACGTGAAGATCATTCTCGCGACGGTCGCCAACGGATTGCACCACCAGAACGCCTACTGA